The proteins below are encoded in one region of Engystomops pustulosus chromosome 8, aEngPut4.maternal, whole genome shotgun sequence:
- the LOC140075265 gene encoding uncharacterized protein isoform X1, with amino-acid sequence MELERGSLSRDCSKVGTAGHRLVCLQKEFQSEKVLFLEPKRSPLGTRRFFTDLEPGPSVCFPSDSIDKQGVAKTTSQSNQAHLSSTLLAKEKLVPKSTKVGDGPSVYPTQEAGPSTSGTSPSSEPRVPKPSSLDPESTFLRSKGLSYKVIKTLKNSRKPVTHAIYFKIWKKFCSWSKDMPNQGSPNICQILDFLQEGFEKGLRPSTLRVQVSALSAYFDTALTEHRWVKRFFQACSRLRPTVKDSSPQWDLSLVLDALTMGPFELIDPSHMRFLTQKTAFLIAITFARRLGELQALSICEPYLSVSEDRITLRLDRNFLPKIVSNFHRNQEIILPTFCHHPKNPVEEKWHLLDEEIKARKLQKPLLDAGLQIPLKNVIKSKVFHYLSLSKPIPLGPCLHHGLREEVHPLKKSAKPLRGVQMSHLQSTIG; translated from the exons ATGGAGCTTGAACGAGGAAGTCTTTCAAGAGATTGTTCTAAGGTGGGGACTGCCGGACATCGACTTGTTTGCCTCCAGAAAGAATTCCAAAGTGAAAAAGTTCTTTTCCTTGAACCCAAAAGAAGTCCCCTGGGGACTAGACGCTTTTTCACAGACCTGGAACCAGGACCTAGTGTATGCTTTCCCTCCGATTCCATTGATAAGCAAGGTGTTGCAAAAACTACTAGTCAGTCCAACCAAGCTCATCTTAGTAGCACCCTTTTGGCCAAAGAAAAATTGGTTCCCAAGTCTACAAAAGTTGGCGATGGACCTTCCGTTTATCCTACACAGGAGGCCggaccttctacatcagggaccAGTCCTTCATCAGAACCCAGGGTTCCTAAACCtagcagcctggatcctgaaagcacCTTCTTAAGATCAAAAGGTTTATCATATAAGGTAATAAAAACCTTAAAGAATAGTAGAAAACCTGTAACCCATGCCATATactttaaaatatggaaaaagttttgttcctgGTCAAAAGATATGCCTAACCAGGGTTCCCCAAATATCTGTCAGATTCTTGATTTTCTGCAGGAGGGGTTCGAGAAGGGACTACGACCTAGCACCTTGAGAGTCCAGGTCTCAGCCTTGAGCGCCTACTTCGATACAGCGCTGAcagaacacaggtgggtaaagaGGTTCTTTCAAGCCTGCTCACGCTTACGTCCTACTGTTAAAGATTCATCCCCTCAGTGGGATCTATCTCTAGTTCTAGATGCTTTAACTATGGGGCCCTTCGAGCTGATCGACCCTAGTCATATGCgttttttgacacaaaaaactgcctTTTTAATCGCCATTACATTTGCTAGAAGACTGGGCGAGTTACAGGCCTTGTCCATTTGTGAACCCTATTTATCTGTGTCAGAAGATAGGATCACGCTCAGACTTGACAgaaattttttaccaaaaattgtctcaaatttcCATAGGAACCAGGAGATAATCTTACCCACGTTTtgccatcatccaaaaaatcctgtggaagagaaatggCATCTACTGGAT GAAGAAATAAAGGCAAGAAAGCTTCAAAAGCCACTATTGGACGCTGGATTACAGATACCATTAAAGAATGTTATAAAATCAAAGGTGTTCCACTACCTCTCTCTgtcaaagcccattccactagggccatgtCTACATCATGGGCTGAGAGAGGAGGTGCATCCATTGAAGAAATCTGCAAAGCCGCTACGTGGAGTACAAATGTCACATTTGCAAagcactataggctaa
- the LOC140075265 gene encoding uncharacterized protein isoform X2 encodes MELERGSLSRDCSKVGTAGHRLVCLQKEFQSEKVLFLEPKRSPLGTRRFFTDLEPGPSVCFPSDSIDKQGVAKTTSQSNQAHLSSTLLAKEKLVPKSTKVGDGPSVYPTQEAGPSTSGTSPSSEPRVPKPSSLDPESTFLRSKGLSYKVIKTLKNSRKPVTHAIYFKIWKKFCSWSKDMPNQGSPNICQILDFLQEGFEKGLRPSTLRVQVSALSAYFDTALTEHRNQEIILPTFCHHPKNPVEEKWHLLDEEIKARKLQKPLLDAGLQIPLKNVIKSKVFHYLSLSKPIPLGPCLHHGLREEVHPLKKSAKPLRGVQMSHLQSTIG; translated from the exons ATGGAGCTTGAACGAGGAAGTCTTTCAAGAGATTGTTCTAAGGTGGGGACTGCCGGACATCGACTTGTTTGCCTCCAGAAAGAATTCCAAAGTGAAAAAGTTCTTTTCCTTGAACCCAAAAGAAGTCCCCTGGGGACTAGACGCTTTTTCACAGACCTGGAACCAGGACCTAGTGTATGCTTTCCCTCCGATTCCATTGATAAGCAAGGTGTTGCAAAAACTACTAGTCAGTCCAACCAAGCTCATCTTAGTAGCACCCTTTTGGCCAAAGAAAAATTGGTTCCCAAGTCTACAAAAGTTGGCGATGGACCTTCCGTTTATCCTACACAGGAGGCCggaccttctacatcagggaccAGTCCTTCATCAGAACCCAGGGTTCCTAAACCtagcagcctggatcctgaaagcacCTTCTTAAGATCAAAAGGTTTATCATATAAGGTAATAAAAACCTTAAAGAATAGTAGAAAACCTGTAACCCATGCCATATactttaaaatatggaaaaagttttgttcctgGTCAAAAGATATGCCTAACCAGGGTTCCCCAAATATCTGTCAGATTCTTGATTTTCTGCAGGAGGGGTTCGAGAAGGGACTACGACCTAGCACCTTGAGAGTCCAGGTCTCAGCCTTGAGCGCCTACTTCGATACAGCGCTGAcagaacacag GAACCAGGAGATAATCTTACCCACGTTTtgccatcatccaaaaaatcctgtggaagagaaatggCATCTACTGGAT GAAGAAATAAAGGCAAGAAAGCTTCAAAAGCCACTATTGGACGCTGGATTACAGATACCATTAAAGAATGTTATAAAATCAAAGGTGTTCCACTACCTCTCTCTgtcaaagcccattccactagggccatgtCTACATCATGGGCTGAGAGAGGAGGTGCATCCATTGAAGAAATCTGCAAAGCCGCTACGTGGAGTACAAATGTCACATTTGCAAagcactataggctaa